A single region of the Brassica rapa cultivar Chiifu-401-42 chromosome A03, CAAS_Brap_v3.01, whole genome shotgun sequence genome encodes:
- the LOC117132615 gene encoding uncharacterized protein LOC117132615: MIHVYASCGVWELVVSSGWSFNVDKKKGGSLLALELKSSLEELQKIVIEDFGFEETDADLELSYLPIGLINSSNCPPVIIGNSRQVQNFLGFCKKHQSTQLCVSYKAKQGNPNKIDIDLNKMPTDASTSEENKRNPCDIGTASNTVKGAKHNEKKKGKMKQSEVDGDDYDADKHNEKKKGKMKQDEVVELVKTGDLFLNKTVLKARFELCAMKHNFHYTVTNSNKSVWCIRCADKVCFWGARAECLKGSTYFIIKKYVGVHSCAPSNKTSAGRTASAKTIGNLIMHKYEGIKEGPKAKDIVQIMRNDYGCEISESLAWDSREYAVNAVRGIPEESYGKIPKYLHMLREANPGTHSSYKTDVDGRFRYLFIAFGQSIRGFNTVMRRVIVVDGTFLKSKFKGVLLVATAIDGNSNLYPIAFGIVDSENEQSWEWFMRELKVVVADDNGLAFISDRQVSIAKAVEKVYPLARHGICIHHLLNNVISYFKGKGLAGLISKASKAYRVVDFKKTFAHVCNISPAIGTYLMEADVRKWARCQFHGYRYDIRTNNPAESINSALRSPREFPVIPLLDSIREMLTRWFFKRKKLISKHTHRLTIDVEEKIDRRIGKGKTFAVYPVTDSQLLVKGDTIDCFVDLDKRTCSCGKYDLSKIPCRHAIKAGFFVGREPYTLTDFLYTTGAWREAYQESINPISVPEDGWSVPQVVENSEVLPPETRRSLGRNRKRRYETVEDKIRSSQGSQGGQSRKCSRCGLGGHNRATCKMPI, encoded by the exons ATGATTCATGTCTATGCTTCATGTGGTGTTTGGGAATTGGTTGTATCTTCAGGTTGGAGTTTTAATGTTGATAAAAAGAAAGGGGGAAGTTTACTTGCTTTGGAATTGAAGTCTTCTCTGGAAGAGTTACAGAAAATTGTTATAGAGGATTTTGGTTTTGAAGAAACAGATGCTGATTTGGAGTTGAGTTACCTTCCTATTGGATTGATCAATTCATCAAATTGTCCACCAGTGATCATTGGAAACTCAAGGCAAGTTCAAAATTTTCTAGGGTTTTGTAAGAAGCATCAGTCAACTCAATTGTGTGTCAGCTATAAAGCAAAGCAAGGAAATCCAAATAAGATCGACATTGATCTTAATAAGATGCCAACTGATGCAAGTACTAGTGAAGAGAACAAGCGAAATCCTTGTGACATTGGGACCGCTTCAAATACTGTTAAGGGGGCTAAGCAtaacgagaagaagaaagggaagATGAAGCAAAGTGAAGTTGATGGAGATGATTATGATGCTGACAAGCAtaacgagaagaagaaaggaaaaatgAAGCAAGACGAG GTGGTCGAATTGGTTAAGACGGGagatcttttcctcaacaaaacAGTTTTGAAAGCGAGGTTTGAGTTATGTGCAATGAAGCATAACTTTCACTACACAGTTACCAACTCCAATAAATCAGTTTGGTGTATTAGATGCGCTGATAAGGTGTGCTTTTGGGGTGCTCGAGCTGAGTGTTTGAAGGGCtccacatattttattattaagaagTATGTCGGTGTACATTCCTGCGCACCTTCAAACAAAACCAGTGCCGGAAGGACAGCTTCAGCGAAAACGATAGGCAATCTGATAATGCATAAATATGAAGGTATCAAGGAAGGGCCTAAAGCGAAAGATATTGTTCAGATTATGCGCAATGATTATGGATGTGAGATCTCTGAATCTTTAGCATGGGATTCCCGTGAATATGCAGTCAACGCTGTTAGAGGTATTCCAGAGGAAAGTTATGggaaaataccaaaatatttgCACATGCTGCGAGAGGCCAATCCGGGTACACATTCCTCTTACAAGACTGACGTCGATGGTAGATTTCGATATCTGTTTATAGCGTTTGGTCAATCGATCAGAGGCTTTAACACAGTCATGAGGCGTGTCATTGTTGTCGATGGAACATTCTTGAAGAGTAAATTCAAAGGGGTGCTACTGGTTGCAACTGCTATAGAtggaaattcaaatttatatcctATTGCATTTGGGATAGTAGACTCTGAGAATGAGCAGTCTTGGGAATGGTTTATGAGAGAATTAAAAGTTGTTGTTGCTGATGATAATGGTTTGGCTTTTATTTCGGATAGACAAGTGTCAATAGCGAAGGCAGTGGAGAAAGTGTATCCCCTAGCGAGACATGGTATCTGTATTCATCATTTGTTGAATAATGTGATATCATATTTCAAGGGGAAGGGATTAGCTGGGTTGATTTCTAAGGCTTCAAAGGCTTATAGAGTGGTTGATTTCAAGAAGACGTTTGCTCATGTTTGCAATATCAGTCCAGCAATTGGAACGTATCTTATGGAAGCAGATGTCAGAAAGTGGGCTAGATGTCAATTTCATGGATACAGGTATGACATTAGGACAAACAATCCTGCAGAGTCGATAAATTCTGCGTTGCGTTCGCCGAGAGAGTTTCCCGTAATTCCTTTGTTGGACAGTATTAGAGAAATGCTGACACGTTGGTTTTTTAAGCGTAAGAAGTTGATTTCAAAGCACACCCACCGTTTGACCATAGATGTGGAGGAAAAGATTGATAGGAGAATTGGAAAGGGGAAAACTTTCGCAGTTTACCCTGTAACCGATAGCCAGCTGCTTGTTAAAGGCGATACAATTGACTGCTTTGTTGATTTGGACAAACGGACTTGTTCTTGTGGGAAGTACGACCTCTCGAAAATCCCTTGTAGACACGCAATAAAAGCTGGTTTCTTTGTTGGTAGAGAACCATATACATTGACTGATTTTTTGTATACCACGGGAGCTTGGAGAGAAGCTTATCAAGAAAGCATAAATCCCATTTCAGTTCCTGAAGATGGTTGGTCTGTCCCACAAGTTGTGGAAAATTCTGAAGTGCTACCGCCTGAGACAAGAAGATCTCTTGGAAGAAATAGAAAACGC